CGCAGCATCCGCGCCGTGCGGGCGCGCGTGCGCGCGGCGCTGGCGGACGGCGCGTCGAAACGCGTCGTGCTCGCCGTCTCCGGCGGTCGCGACTCGATGGTGCTGCTGGACGCGGCGTGCGCGGTCGCGCGCGAGCGGCTGGCCGGCGTGGCCGTGTTCGACCACGGGACGGGACCGCACGCGCGCGCCGCTGTCCGTCGGGTGCGGCGGGCCGCGGCGCGCCACGGGCTGCCGGTCGTCGTGGGGCGGGCCGCGCTCCCCGACGCGGGCGAGGCGGTGTGGCGCGAGGCGCGATGGCGCTTTCTCCGCCGCGCCGCGCGCCGGCTGGGCGCCGACGCCGTCGCCACCGCGCACACCCGCGACGACCAGGTCGAGACGGTCGCGATGCGCGTGCTGCGCGGCGCGGGCCCCAGGGGGCTCGCCGGGCTGCTCGCGACGCGTCAGGGAGTCGTGCGGCCGCTGCTCGCGGTGGGGGCCGCGCGGGTGGCCGCCTACGCGCACGCGCGCGGCCTCCGCTGGGTCGAGGATCCGTCGAACGCCTCGCGGCGCTTCCTTCGGAATCGCCTGCGCCACGAGCTGCTTCCTGCGCTGGAGGCGGCGCGCCCCGGCACCCGGCGGCTGCTGCTCGCCCTCGGTCGCGAGGCCGCGGCGTGGCGCGCGGAGGCCGAGGCGCTGGCGGAATCCGTCGCCGTCACGCGTGCGGCCGACGGGGCGCTCCACGTTGCCCTGCCCCTGCTGGCGGGGTATGATGCCGAAGGACTCGCCGTCCTGTGGCCCGCGCTCGCGGCCCGGGGCGGGGTGCGGCTCGACCGGCGGGGAACCGCCCGGCTCGTGGCGTTTACAATTCGGGTGGCCGCGGAGGCCACCGCCGTCGGTGCCGGGATCCCGCTCGCGGGAGGCATCGAGGTGGTGGTTCGCCGCGGCCGGCGCGTTCCGGGCGGCCGCGAGGCGCAGCGGGAGCTGGTGCTGCGGCGTGCCGCAGCGTGGCGACCGACGGCGTCGCCGCCCGGGAACGAGCCGCTCGCCGACGGGTTGACGTTCGGCGGCTGGCGGTTCGGCGCATCGCAGGGCGAGGCAGCAGCAGTGGACCCCGCGTGGTCCGCGTGGCTGCCGGCGGACCGCCCGCTGGAGGTCCGCGCCTGGCGTCCCGGAGATCGCATCCGGGCGGCGGGGAAGCAGGGGGCACGTCGTGTGAAGCGGTTCCTCGCCGAGGCCGGGATTCCCGGTCGGGAGCGGCCGGGGTGGCCGGTGGTCGTCGCCGGGGGCGATGGCCAGGAGATCCTGTGGATTCCTGGGGTGTGCCGCAGCGACGCGGCGACGGACCGGCACGCGACGCCGGGTCAGCACTTCATCTGTGAACGCATCGATCGACGTCCGCGGCCAGAGCGCCGCGGCTGACCCGCGCCTGGCGGGCCGCGCCCTCAAGCGGGTCGCGTTCTCCGAGGCGCAGATCGCCGCGCGCGTCGCGGAGCTCGGGCGCGAGATCACGGCCTTCTATCCGGACGACGACCTGCTCGTGCTCGGCCTGCTCAAGGGGAGCTTCATCTTCCTGAGCGACCTGGTGCGGCAGATCGC
This region of Roseisolibacter agri genomic DNA includes:
- the tilS gene encoding tRNA lysidine(34) synthetase TilS, with the protein product MTTPVPVERDAERDADARRSIRAVRARVRAALADGASKRVVLAVSGGRDSMVLLDAACAVARERLAGVAVFDHGTGPHARAAVRRVRRAAARHGLPVVVGRAALPDAGEAVWREARWRFLRRAARRLGADAVATAHTRDDQVETVAMRVLRGAGPRGLAGLLATRQGVVRPLLAVGAARVAAYAHARGLRWVEDPSNASRRFLRNRLRHELLPALEAARPGTRRLLLALGREAAAWRAEAEALAESVAVTRAADGALHVALPLLAGYDAEGLAVLWPALAARGGVRLDRRGTARLVAFTIRVAAEATAVGAGIPLAGGIEVVVRRGRRVPGGREAQRELVLRRAAAWRPTASPPGNEPLADGLTFGGWRFGASQGEAAAVDPAWSAWLPADRPLEVRAWRPGDRIRAAGKQGARRVKRFLAEAGIPGRERPGWPVVVAGGDGQEILWIPGVCRSDAATDRHATPGQHFICERIDRRPRPERRG